The Plasmodium vinckei vinckei genome assembly, chromosome: PVVCY_08 genome contains the following window.
GGAACAAATTAAGAGCTGTACatggtatatataaaataatttttacgACTCtctaaaatttatattaagtATATATGGGTCTTAATACTTCATTGTATAACCATAAGGTATGGTGTATGtatgtttataaatatatattgtatgaCTCTACGTTGTCTCGTTTACTTATATAggttatgttttatttaataaatgagAGGAATATTGATACAATGGCACAAAatgcaatttttttaagtttataaattgttcctaaaatttgtatttattcgGCTAGCTGAAtggttatttattttgatattattatttttttttgaaaaaaatatcgatAAATTATTCTATATACTACGTATATAGGTATGTGCGTGATGAATAAATTGTATAGCACACTCCATGCAGGTATTACAAAGTAAGggaataaattttatttatattttttcaaaaaatatattactacATTTTagctattaaaaaaaaattaaaaaataaataaagagtAAAGAAAGAAATATGATGAATTATGATGAAATAACATTTCCTAATTAGagcaaaaatatatttaacaaaaatgaaaagtaaatataattttagctagctgtgtatttttttaaacgaAATGTTgcgaaatattattaaccAGTCAGAaaatttaagaaaaaaaatattgcagagtaaaaatatatgcacattgtcagaaatattattatcaaaacATCCTTATAAACCCAAAACAAGGGAAATAATACATCCGCATATAACACCTCCGGAATATCTAGCTCCTTCGGATTGCTTTAATGCCAAAACAAGTGGGTTACAACAATTTATACCAAGTAATTATTATCGTACAAAATGGATTGAGTCCCTAAGGTCAGGAGAATATTTAGGAGATGACTATCCATGGAATTTATTACCTATGTGGAAATattggaaaaaaagaaaatataatgtaaaatatgatgaaataCCATGgtttatttcaaaaattaaaggAGTTTCTTATTATCATCGATTAAATGTATGGATGGTTCAATGGGTTGAAGATGGAGTTCATAGAATTCGAAGATTTCGATGCGCTTTTGGTGTTTTACAAGCAAAATTAGCAGCTGAACAGTTCAGAAGAAATTTGGAACAGTCAGGTAGAGTTGACAATAGGAAATCAGAAAGACAATTAAGAATGgattatatacaaaagaAAGATGAACGATTAttaagaaagaaaaaatattcaaaaatatcaaaGGGTCAATTTTAGTTTATGTATATTCAAGCTTTTTTTGtcataaaaaaagggataaacattttttccctatattattaacattatTGTTATGCAATAATATAACTTTGTATACGAAGCGGAAAAAGTGCAttccatatattataagtaTTTCGGTGTTGtttgaaattttttttgcaattGCATGAatgtgtaaaaataaaataaatttatgaaaaaaattataattaaaaaaaaaaaataaaaactaatatattgttaaataattcaaagtGACTATACACAATAACATCATATACCTACTTTATGTATAACGTaggataaaataaaaataagtagATAAATTTTAATCCATTTCAAAGAacattctttttatttctgGTGTGCAATATTCTATGGCTAGTTTAAGACGTAAATCTAATGTATTATCACAATTGATTTTTCTATTTGGTGTTGTTAATACAATACCACCTAAACACGATGTACCTTCATTGTTTTCGGATGGAGGGGGTGGTAAATAATTACCTGACTTATCAAGTTcgattttaatattttttgttatattaaattgttttttaattttttcagtATATCTATGTGCAGCTTCATTTAAACATCCCTCAACAATAGATTTGTCAACTTCTCTACACATAACAATAACATGTGGTtcttgtatataatataaagatTGTACAATTAAATCGATAATaagatttttatatttatctttttctttatatagtTCTGCTAATTTATCACTACTAATTTTGTAGATTTCTTTAAATACTTGATCTTTAgcacacatttttttaagtctAGCTTTATTAATAGCAGATGAATGATTTATAGATCTTTTAATTTCCATTtgttttgcttttttttgaaattctaatcttattttttctttcattttttgtacaatccttaatttttctatattaaaATCTTCGAGTGCTTTTGCTTCAATTTCATGTGCTTTATCTTTTGCTTCATTTAAAATGAAGTTAACCATTTGTTGAATTTGTTTTTGCGCTTCTGCATCATCCTATCaaagtaaaataataagataaaaaaaaaagaaaatggaaaatatataaatatttacatgCATGAGACATAtgtttgtaaatataaataataaaaaggttttaaaaaaaagaaaaaccctttttaatgcatatatatatgtagtaTATATGATGGGATTGGGATATGTAGATTTTGTTTAGATATTAAATttggtttattttttaaaaacttaCGAGAGccattttgtttaaaaatttaattcatgacaatttatttgaaaaatgtttcttttctttttttaatttttcaaaattaagTATTATCAGGAAAGGGGTTGGAAAATGGAAAACATGTAAAAAGTAGtaagcataaaaaatagtaagcaaaaaaaataaggaaaaaataaacaaactataagaataaaaaaaaaatagattaTAAATCCTAATTATAAGTATACATAGGAAATAACATAAATCTGtttgttatatatgtttaattaattttatgtaggtatgtaatttttattattttttgttagcccttaaaaataaagattaTCAATCCAATCAGTAATAAGCACTGGCGTGCTAAATGGGGAAATatcctttaaaaaatatacataaaaaaaaataaatactatcaaaaaaaaaataaattattttaataattttccaatatatagtttttattatttagcATTTTACGTTTTATAAGGGAAgttttatatgttatttattatagCATGACattatatctttatttttttttaataataattttgttggTAAGTTATGTTTTATACCTACATTTAAAATGTAAGTAAGTAAAGGTGTAATATGCTATTTCCTATTTTCAATTAcatacttatttatttacttaCTTATTATAATTGTGTATGAGGATAAATAGAAAACaccattttttaagtttattataaaaaaagaaaagaaaaattgtaaaaaaatacaattaatGTTGTTGATAAAAAGGGTTAGTAAggttatatttattttatagttttttttttttaattttctaaCTTGTATAACAGTTATTActacattttattaagcctatttttatgttttttttttttaaaataattaaaaaaaattacaaaataagGTATATAACATAGAGAGAggcatattattaaattgtgGAATtattgtatgtatataaagaaagatagcatactttttttagtttaaatataatatttattgatatttactgatatatattaaaaaaatgagcaAGTTGATTATGTTGTAGAAATATTGAATAGGTCttctatatatgtaatatatattgtcgtactttttttaatgaatggtttgaaattatatagggttatatttacaatttcAATTATTTCCTTCACTATTAcagtaaatatatgtatagcAAATCCAAAGAAATGGACATAAACATTATTTACgtgtgtgtatatattttgtaatacataaaaatgggtcataatatttcgaaataaaaaaataaaacaacttggcaattataatataagtGTGCATAaagaattttattaattttgggCATGACTATTTTTTCAGTTTTTAACATGATTTGTTGTTGTTTTGTCCGTTTTGTTTAtgaaattatttacataaatggataaaatgttttgtataaaaaaaagtgaaaaaaaatagttttaaaaaaatatatacacaacATTTATAATAGTCAAGAgtaggaaaaaaaaaaaaattatttttaataaaattaaagtaaaaaaaaaaaagtataaaaacaatatcgATTTATGtctattaaaattgttctACAATTaaactatttttacattGTTAAtcatgtataaaaatatgtaaattagTTAggaaattgtaaaaaattttcaaaaaattttggaaaaaaataaatgaccGATAAAATGCTTAACCCAATATGAATAACATATGTACAACGATAGTTGTAGTAAAGTTATTGGAGTTTTTTCCTTTGCTCgatgatttttttaaattgctATACTTGGTAagtacataaaaataaataatgttgaTATGGTAgagaaattatataaaaagtttcattttttttgcttattatttttttaatttttttttaatttgttcaCGAGACAGAACAAAACATGGAGGGCTGCCGTACTTGATGCTGTGCAAAACACAAACCTTTTAAGGAAGAAAacaataatttgtttaaaaaataagaaatatattttgttgattttaaaatacatgaatagcaataataataataatataaggaATGAAATAACTGATTATTCTTCTTTAGCATTGTcaaatagaaatatattgtcTCCCTTTCCGAATGTGTTGTAAGAAATGGATGAAATAAATCAGTTGGTCATGCATGTGAAAATGGTGCAAttagttatatatttacataattatttacttTGCAGGAAGTTAATAATTGGGTCGTGGAGTTTGAGTCCCACTTTCATAAATTGCATACAGCGGGAATTCCCAAgacttatttattttaaaattgtgaTTGGATCACCTATATGTATAgctttattaaaaaatttttgttttaattcaAAGAGTTTGAGATACATAACAATAAGTTTTGCAAACACCGagttaaataatgaataccGAGAAAAACTAACAAAATCGATaaataactttttatatcattggAATATAAATGTTAAGCTAATAACGGAGTAGGTTGAAAATAAAGGagtttttgtttttttgaaaCCTTTTAGACAAATAGtaattgtataaaaatagtggATATGGGGtaattatatatctttGATGAATGTTTGAAAAAGGGATATCCCTTTGGTCAGTAGTTCTTACGTTGTCATAGTAtctcttttatatttgtctgttttgtttttttttttatctatctttataattaacattttatttagaCAAAAATTGTTTGGATAGTTAGTATTATGTGCATATAATGTGCAATACTATTTTAaatgtttatttaattgattaataataagttgattttattataaatatttgtttgaaaaatatatttttgttttgtttttatttattaattaaatttttttttataatttgtattttttttgtcatatTTAATGATGTAATTTGCTACCATGTTTTACAAATTCAGTAAACATTTTCCCTTTATCGTTCtgtaattaaaatataaacccTTTTTAAAGTCATAAAGTATAAAGTAAATATTTACGCATCcatacaaatattatgcatatggGAGAAGAATATAGTATGCTTGTGTTATATGGATTTATAAACATACGGATTTGTATTTCATGCTGTTGCGAAGGTTaggtatattatattagtttttttttttttttttttttttttaaattttcatatttttcgaAAAAGTTGATTTAtgtcatattttaaaaggCACTTTTTGTGTTTATAATgacattttataaaagaaaaaaaaaaaacatttatatttcttttttttttattacaaatataaaagaagtgtttaaaaataaagaatggAATACAAGGATAATATATCATgagttattttatttttttgtaattaaaattttttttatatttttttatgtttttttttttttttttcaaatttaattaCTTTCAATCCTCTATCCATTTGTATGTAAGAAAAAttgaataatttaaaaagagagaaataaaatgttggatttaaaaaaaatatagttatttaataattatgtatgAATATATGTAGAATATTTTTCGTTAATGTGtgtatttgtttttcttttttggtacttttaaataataatttgtaaGAAGTAATTGCGATggataatgaaataaaattgtttatggAGGTCACAAAATTGTCAGACGAAGGGGAAGCAAAACGATTGCTGACAATGTGTAACGGAAATTTAGAGGTACTACAAAGAGTGAGCAGACAGTGTGAGCTATTACATGTTTCATTGACACATTAAAAGGTTCAACAACGGTTTTACATTTACATGCTTTATTTACTTACTATTTTTAGGAGGCTATAGTTAAGTATTTGCAAAATGGGAAGGTAGAAAACATGCATGAAGTAAGAACTAAAGAAAAGAATTAAGATTTGCATAGCTACATGTATGGTTGATAAGCGTGTAAAATAACTTGTTAGTgttttatacaattttgtttgtaaataatttgttaGGAGAATGAACCTGTTAATCCTTCAAACAGTTTGAAGAAGAGAGAAGGGAAAGGAAAGGAAAAGATGGATGttgaaaataaagtaataaataaaaattcaaatcAAAGATCAAATTcagtaaataataaaatgtttcaaaaaaataatgaaaatatagtaAAATGGAATTTTTTAGAagtattaaataatgtagGAGAAATAATATGTCCTTTATTtcgaaatatttataattttattacatcATGTTTTCATCTGATAAGtacttatattttaaatgtatgtagtaaaaataattttacaatatattatgagGAAAAATATGGTAAAACTCatgtaacattttttaatggaAGTCTTAAAGAAGCAATAAATAGATCCAAAAGAGAAGATAAGTTATTACttgtttatttacatacagaaaatgaagagagtacatatttttgtaaagatatttatacaaatatagaaatcataacattttttgaaaacaattgtatattatatgcacaAGACATTAGTAAATATTCTCTTACCGAGTTACATgatgtaataaatatatatatgtttcctcaaattaatatattactaGCATATGGTTCTAATGTTAAAGAGTTGTCTGTAATATATGGAACTCCAAATGCTACAGAGATTATACAATCTATTATTGGATGTATTGACAAGGCTgaagttgaaaaaaaaaaattacaaaggAATACATCAATGAGAAGTAGTGTTGATGAATCAGTTTATAGAGACAGATTATTAAGAGAAGAACAAGATAGAGAGTATCAAGaagctttaaaaaaagataaacaaattatggaagaaaaacaaaagaaagaaaatgaaaaattacaaaaaattgaaaaaaaaaaaaattatataaaagatataaaaaataaaagagatgaaaaaagtaaaaaatttcCATTAACAATTAAACCTAATGATAAagttacaaaaatattattacgATTACCAAATGGATTAAAagtacaaaataattttagtGACAATCATACATTAAGAGATATATACGATTGGGCTGAATGTTGTGATATATTAGAGATTGataaaacgaa
Protein-coding sequences here:
- a CDS encoding transcription factor with AP2 domain(s), putative encodes the protein MLRNIINQSENLRKKILQSKNICTLSEILLSKHPYKPKTREIIHPHITPPEYLAPSDCFNAKTSGLQQFIPSNYYRTKWIESLRSGEYLGDDYPWNLLPMWKYWKKRKYNVKYDEIPWFISKIKGVSYYHRLNVWMVQWVEDGVHRIRRFRCAFGVLQAKLAAEQFRRNLEQSGRVDNRKSERQLRMDYIQKKDERLLRKKKYSKISKGQF
- a CDS encoding V-type proton ATPase subunit E, putative; protein product: MALDDAEAQKQIQQMVNFILNEAKDKAHEIEAKALEDFNIEKLRIVQKMKEKIRLEFQKKAKQMEIKRSINHSSAINKARLKKMCAKDQVFKEIYKISSDKLAELYKEKDKYKNLIIDLIVQSLYYIQEPHVIVMCREVDKSIVEGCLNEAAHRYTEKIKKQFNITKNIKIELDKSGNYLPPPPSENNEGTSCLGGIVLTTPNRKINCDNTLDLRLKLAIEYCTPEIKRMFFEMD